A section of the Streptomyces sp. CG1 genome encodes:
- a CDS encoding GntR family transcriptional regulator has protein sequence MAEQLTALADDRALLGRTSTAERVSDILRTRIADGYFPPGTRLSEDGIGGALGVSRNTLREAFRLLTHERLLVHELNRGVFVRVLTVEDVEDIYRMRSLIECAVVRGLGEPPYGLEGVAAAVAEGESAAAGNDWKVLGTANIHFHRELVALAGSERTDELMRSVFAELRLAFHVVDDPRRLHEPYLARNREILRALQAGDKREAEQLLETYLRDSLERVVEVYRRRVAP, from the coding sequence ATGGCAGAGCAGTTGACGGCACTGGCCGACGACCGTGCGCTCCTGGGGCGCACGAGCACGGCGGAACGGGTGTCGGACATCCTCCGGACCCGTATCGCCGACGGGTACTTCCCGCCCGGCACCCGGCTGTCGGAGGACGGCATCGGCGGGGCGCTCGGGGTGTCCCGCAACACCCTGCGTGAGGCGTTCCGGCTGCTCACGCACGAACGCCTGCTGGTCCACGAACTCAACCGCGGTGTGTTCGTGCGGGTCCTGACCGTCGAGGACGTCGAGGACATCTACCGCATGCGCTCCCTGATCGAGTGCGCCGTCGTCCGCGGGCTCGGCGAGCCGCCGTACGGGCTGGAGGGGGTGGCCGCGGCCGTGGCCGAGGGCGAGTCGGCGGCCGCCGGGAACGACTGGAAGGTGCTGGGCACCGCCAACATCCACTTCCATCGGGAACTGGTCGCCCTCGCCGGCAGCGAACGCACCGACGAACTGATGCGCAGCGTCTTCGCCGAACTGCGGCTCGCCTTCCACGTCGTCGACGACCCGCGCCGGCTGCACGAGCCCTACCTCGCCCGCAACCGCGAGATCCTGCGGGCGCTGCAGGCCGGCGACAAGCGCGAGGCCGAGCAGCTGCTGGAGACGTACCTCAGGGACTCGCTGGAGCGGGTGGTGGAGGTGTACCGGCGACGGGTCGCCCCGTAG
- a CDS encoding glycosyltransferase produces the protein MTGQSLRIVRLANFVAPASGGLRTALRELGKGFQAAGHEAVLIVPGERHTDRDTEQGRVITLPGPLLPGTGGYRVLTDKRRVAALLEELAPDRLEVSDRTTLRWTGRWARRARVPAVMVSHETADGVLRTWGLSENLSRRAADALNTRTAHVYSRVVCTTEFAEREFVRIGARNVVRAPLGVDLMERHPTLHDPGLRTLHARGGEALLVMCSRLSVEKRPGTALDALEALLRRGRRAVLVVAGDGPLKARLEQRARELGLPVTFLGHVADRAALGALQASADVALAPGPAETFGLAALEAMACGTPVVASASSALPEVIGSAGATAADRGEAFADAVEMLLDRGEPERREAARARAECFGWGTAVESFLAAHDAEVLRPTGVRRSVTEGVA, from the coding sequence ATGACCGGCCAGTCCCTGCGCATCGTCCGGCTCGCCAACTTCGTCGCCCCGGCCTCCGGCGGTCTGCGCACCGCCCTGCGCGAGCTCGGCAAGGGCTTCCAGGCCGCCGGCCATGAAGCGGTGCTCATCGTGCCCGGCGAACGGCACACCGACCGCGACACCGAGCAGGGCCGGGTCATCACCCTGCCCGGCCCGCTGCTGCCCGGCACCGGCGGCTACCGCGTCCTCACCGACAAGCGGCGCGTGGCCGCCCTCCTGGAGGAGCTGGCCCCGGACCGCCTGGAGGTCTCCGACCGTACGACCCTGCGCTGGACCGGCCGCTGGGCCCGCCGCGCGCGCGTGCCCGCCGTGATGGTCTCCCACGAGACCGCCGACGGCGTGCTGCGCACCTGGGGTCTGTCCGAGAACCTCTCCCGCCGGGCAGCCGACGCCCTCAACACCCGTACCGCGCACGTCTACTCGCGGGTGGTGTGCACGACCGAGTTCGCCGAGCGCGAGTTCGTGCGCATCGGCGCCCGCAACGTCGTACGCGCTCCCCTCGGTGTCGACCTGATGGAACGGCACCCCACGCTGCACGACCCGGGCCTGCGCACCCTCCACGCGCGCGGTGGCGAGGCGCTGCTCGTCATGTGCTCGCGGCTGTCCGTGGAGAAGCGGCCCGGCACGGCCCTCGACGCCCTGGAGGCGCTGCTGCGCCGCGGGCGGCGGGCGGTGCTCGTGGTGGCCGGGGACGGACCGCTCAAGGCCCGCCTCGAGCAGCGCGCGCGGGAGCTCGGGCTGCCGGTGACGTTCCTCGGGCACGTCGCCGACCGGGCCGCGCTCGGCGCCCTCCAGGCCAGCGCGGACGTCGCCCTCGCGCCCGGGCCCGCCGAGACCTTCGGGCTCGCCGCCCTGGAGGCCATGGCGTGCGGCACGCCCGTCGTGGCGAGCGCGTCCTCCGCGCTGCCCGAGGTCATCGGCTCCGCCGGGGCCACCGCCGCCGACCGCGGCGAGGCGTTCGCCGACGCCGTGGAAATGCTCCTCGACCGCGGCGAACCCGAACGGCGCGAGGCGGCACGCGCGCGTGCCGAGTGCTTCGGCTGGGGAACGGCCGTGGAATCGTTCCTGGCGGCCCACGACGCCGAGGTGCTCCGCCCCACCGGCGTCCGGCGCTCCGTGACGGAGGGCGTGGCATGA
- a CDS encoding glycosyltransferase family 4 protein, with translation MRVVIVTESFPPDVNGVAHCALQTARHLVDRGHHPLVVAPAPAPGSGPDTDAPCPVVRIPSLPLPGYPQVRVALPSRRLAAALVEHRADVVHLASPFVLGVRGMAAAAKLGIPAVAVYQTDLAGYARTYMGAGEAAAWRRIRSVHSAADRTLAPSSAALGDLEAHGVPRVRLWPRGVDTVRFRPDLRDEALRRELAPDGEVIVGYVGRLAPEKHVELLAGACGLPGVKVVIVGDGPSHAHLTEALPGAVFLGRRTGGDLARIFASLDVFAHTGPFETFCQTVQEAMASGVPVVAPAAGGPLDLVAHGRTGLLVPPRDITAVTEAVRELAADPARRAAFGTAARTMVEGRTWAAVGDQLIAHYGDVLAARRTAVAA, from the coding sequence ATGCGTGTCGTCATCGTGACCGAATCCTTTCCCCCCGATGTGAACGGCGTGGCCCACTGCGCGCTCCAGACCGCCCGGCACCTCGTAGATCGCGGTCACCATCCGCTCGTCGTCGCCCCCGCCCCCGCTCCGGGCAGCGGACCGGACACGGACGCCCCGTGCCCGGTCGTCCGGATCCCCTCCCTCCCGCTCCCCGGCTACCCCCAGGTCCGCGTCGCCCTTCCCAGCAGGCGCCTCGCCGCGGCGCTCGTCGAGCACCGCGCCGACGTGGTCCATCTCGCCAGCCCCTTCGTCCTCGGCGTCCGTGGCATGGCCGCCGCCGCCAAGCTCGGCATCCCCGCCGTCGCCGTCTACCAGACCGACCTGGCCGGATACGCGCGCACCTACATGGGTGCGGGCGAGGCGGCCGCCTGGCGGCGGATCCGCTCCGTGCACTCCGCCGCCGACCGCACCCTGGCCCCCTCCAGCGCCGCCCTCGGCGACCTGGAGGCGCACGGAGTGCCCCGGGTCCGGCTGTGGCCGCGCGGCGTGGACACCGTACGTTTCCGGCCAGATCTCCGTGACGAGGCCCTACGCCGCGAACTCGCCCCCGACGGCGAGGTCATCGTCGGTTACGTCGGCCGGCTCGCCCCCGAGAAGCACGTCGAACTCCTCGCCGGAGCCTGCGGCCTGCCGGGCGTCAAGGTCGTGATCGTCGGCGACGGTCCCAGCCACGCCCACCTCACCGAGGCCCTGCCCGGCGCCGTCTTCCTCGGCCGCCGCACCGGCGGCGACCTCGCGCGGATCTTCGCCTCGCTGGACGTGTTCGCGCACACCGGTCCCTTCGAGACGTTCTGCCAGACCGTCCAGGAGGCCATGGCCAGCGGGGTCCCGGTCGTCGCACCCGCCGCCGGCGGTCCGCTCGACCTGGTCGCCCACGGCCGTACCGGACTGCTCGTCCCGCCGCGCGACATCACCGCCGTCACGGAGGCCGTCCGCGAGCTGGCCGCCGACCCGGCGCGGCGGGCCGCGTTCGGCACCGCCGCGCGCACCATGGTCGAGGGCCGCACGTGGGCCGCCGTGGGCGATCAGCTGATCGCCCACTACGGCGACGTCCTCGCCGCCCGCAGGACGGCGGTGGCGGCATGA
- a CDS encoding HEAT repeat domain-containing protein — translation MFDPVIAPSGTLLGLLQRGRGDGTLHALTAPRAEALAALNHCVLRDPRHDWQVENRSLYYARLYLDLNGGLDAIEAHLFDPEDVLDTDESRTGLALAVLGHLASYGRQDALDLLRRYAAHGSSWAWALDELALRDDDAGLRALAAPVLARFATDPEGEAELAAAVRDAFEPRPWRLWAEDPRASIATRVRAAQETGCFDRWQRQMRPTGPRPGWSVRAVFEWAQQGIERGAALHVPAARCLVAVAGPEDRPEIVQAARTGIDGARCTALRYLADSNDPEALDLIEAAVIDGTIVVVEAAVDAFERMRSIAAVDRARRWAQRPDVLGAAAGRMLACRGGVQDRDLVLGALREAVRGEGPDAPTLWTLVDGTGRLGIACAAPVLRHIYRETASSHLRGRAARALAATDPSFATGFAVECLWDCEETTRELAARHAETGDTRVVERLRRLAADPAEEAEVQTAVRSRFGPDAALG, via the coding sequence ATGTTCGATCCGGTCATAGCGCCCAGCGGTACGCTGCTCGGCCTGCTCCAGCGGGGCCGCGGCGACGGCACGCTGCACGCGCTCACCGCCCCGCGCGCCGAAGCGCTCGCGGCCCTGAACCACTGTGTGCTGCGCGATCCCCGCCACGACTGGCAGGTGGAGAACCGCTCCCTCTACTACGCCCGGCTCTACCTCGACCTGAACGGCGGGCTGGACGCGATCGAGGCGCACCTCTTCGACCCCGAGGACGTCCTCGACACCGACGAGTCCCGCACCGGCCTCGCGCTGGCCGTGCTCGGGCACCTCGCCTCCTACGGCAGGCAGGACGCGCTCGACCTGCTCCGCAGGTACGCCGCCCACGGCTCCAGCTGGGCCTGGGCCCTGGACGAGCTGGCCCTCAGGGACGACGACGCGGGCCTGCGCGCCCTCGCCGCGCCCGTCCTGGCCCGCTTCGCCACCGACCCCGAGGGCGAGGCCGAGCTGGCCGCCGCCGTACGCGACGCCTTCGAGCCGAGGCCCTGGCGTCTGTGGGCCGAGGATCCGCGCGCGTCGATCGCCACGCGCGTGCGTGCCGCACAGGAGACCGGCTGTTTCGACCGCTGGCAGCGCCAGATGCGGCCCACCGGCCCACGCCCCGGATGGAGCGTGCGCGCCGTCTTCGAATGGGCCCAGCAGGGCATCGAGCGCGGCGCCGCCCTCCATGTGCCGGCCGCCCGCTGCCTGGTCGCCGTGGCCGGCCCCGAGGACCGGCCGGAGATCGTCCAGGCCGCCCGGACCGGCATCGACGGCGCCCGCTGCACCGCGCTGCGCTACCTCGCCGACAGCAACGACCCCGAGGCGCTCGACCTGATCGAGGCCGCCGTCATCGACGGCACGATCGTCGTCGTGGAGGCCGCCGTCGACGCCTTCGAACGGATGCGCAGTATCGCCGCCGTCGACCGTGCGCGCCGCTGGGCGCAGCGCCCTGATGTGCTCGGGGCCGCCGCCGGACGCATGCTCGCCTGCCGCGGCGGCGTCCAGGACCGCGACCTCGTCCTCGGCGCCCTCCGCGAGGCCGTACGCGGCGAAGGACCCGACGCGCCCACGCTGTGGACCCTCGTCGACGGCACCGGCCGCCTCGGCATCGCCTGCGCCGCCCCCGTCCTGCGCCACATCTACCGCGAGACGGCCTCCTCCCATCTCCGCGGGCGCGCCGCCCGCGCCCTGGCCGCCACCGACCCCTCCTTCGCCACCGGCTTCGCCGTCGAATGCCTGTGGGACTGCGAGGAGACCACCCGCGAACTCGCCGCCCGGCACGCCGAGACCGGCGACACCCGGGTCGTGGAGCGCCTGCGCCGCCTGGCCGCCGACCCGGCCGAGGAGGCTGAGGTGCAGACGGCGGTCCGCAGCCGCTTCGGACCCGACGCCGCTCTCGGCTGA